From the Fusarium musae strain F31 chromosome 11, whole genome shotgun sequence genome, one window contains:
- a CDS encoding hypothetical protein (EggNog:ENOG41), with the protein MAPTEHTIYRAGDGNGGFAPSSVKLPDLGPHDILVRLTHSGVCHSDIVLCQLGAPVALGHEGIGIVESVGSLVTQFRIGDRAGGGFHRDACGHCKYCLSGRDIYCYERVIFGEGDFDNGTFGTYYIGKETYLHRIPDSLSSEHAAPLQCAGATVYAALKATVTAEKRVGILGIGGLGNLAIQYADKMGADVIVYSTSASKEAEARQLGAKEFHLIESMFHTATAPIDVLVICGTKYPDWDKVMTKEFLARDGTIAPLAAPVHGPLSLPAGAMFFQGYHVFSSLVGSRNIHDEMLEFSGRHGVKPMIQLFKHEGDSTIKEVFELLEQNKMRYRAVLEMPK; encoded by the exons ATGGCCCCTACAGAACATACCATTTACCGTGCAGGCGATGGCAACGGAGGCTTCGCTCCCTCCTCCGTCAAGCTACCCGACCTTGGTCCTCATGACATTCTCGTCCGCTTGACTCACAGCGGTGTGTGCCATTCAGACATCGTGCTCTGCCAGCTAGGAGCTCCTGTAGCTCTTGGCCACGAGGGTATCGGTATTGTTGAGTCAGTTGGCTCGCTGGTGACACAATTCAGGATCGGTGATAGAGCAGGTGGTGGCTTTCACCGCGACGCCTGCGGTCACTGTAAGTACTGCTTGTCAGGGCGAGACATTTACTGCTACGAGCGTGTTATCTTCGGCGAAGGAGATTTTGACAATGGTACCTTTGGTACTTATTACATTGGCAAGGAGACATACCTCCACAGGATTCCTGATAGCCTTTCCAGTGAGCATGCTGCACCTCTTCAGTGCGCGGGCGCTACTGTGTACGCTGCTCTCAAGGCTACAGTGACAGCTGAGAAACGTGTCGGCATTCTCGGAATCGGTGGTCTCGGCAATCTCGCCATTCAGTATGCGGATAAGATGGGTGCCGATGTTATTGTTTACAGCACGAGCGCTAGCAAGGAGGCAGAAGCACGACAGCTAGGCGCCAAGGAGTTTCATCTCATCGAGAGTATGTTTCATACGGCTACGGCGCCGATTGACGTTCTTGTCATTTGTGGAACCAAGTATCCTGACTGGGACAA GGTCATGACTAAGGAGTTCCTCGCTAGGGACGGAACCATCGCCCCTCTTGCAGCCCCAGTTCACGGGCCTCTTAGCTTGCC TGCAGGAGCAATGTTCTTCCAGGGATACCATGTCTTTTCAAGCCTCGTTGGGTCTCGAAACATtcatgatgagatgcttGAGTTTTCCGGGCGTCATGGTGTCAAGCCTATGATTCAGCTCTTCAAGCATGAGGGTGATTCAACCATCAAAGAGGTCTTTGAATTGCTTGAGCAGAACAAGATGAGATATAGAGCTGTTCTGGAGATGCCAAAGTAG
- a CDS encoding hypothetical protein (EggNog:ENOG41): MGNTISALIEPNAADDENNRKKKEQLELMMKLANARLDTFQHELEQMFLDRESATHTKVPGRRALRFERRFVVDAESTPGKGVEDAVDAFFGASDTGTKGALDGFKSVVKTGLSAILGDSSAGESYDKKFFICVKHNAIIRVDMYTYKYTFANEGVIEVHKNILAYILCMSVVDHRDVTIDELVYLASEFAGNGDPGPEFAQYLDMITKTWNKLGASDPLPVSGRPALEFPVMAAAPPES; encoded by the exons ATGGGCAATACTATCAGCGCTTTGATTGAGCCAAATGCAGCAGACGATGAGAACAataggaagaaaaaggaacagctagagctgatgatgaagctcgCAAATGCGCGGCTAGACACCTTCCAACACGAGCTGGAGCAGATGTTCTTGGACCGTGAGTCAGCAACGCATACCAAAGTCCCCGGAAGGAGAGCGTTGAGATTCGAGCGTCgttttgttgttgatgctgaaaGCACA CCCGGTAAAGGCGTTGAGGATGCTGTAGACGCCTTCTTTGGCGCTTCGGATACCGGAACCAAAGGTGCCCTTGATGGCTTTAAATCCGTAGTAAAGACTGGCCTTTCTGCAATTCTCGGCGACTCCTCCGCTGGCGAAAGCTAtgataaaaagttctttattTGCGTAAAACA CAATGCAATCATTCGCGTTGACATGTATACATACAAGTATACCTTTGCCAACGAGGGAGTGATTGAGGTGCACAAGAACATCCTGGCTTACATTCTGTGCATGTCTGTCGTGGATCATAGAGATGTGACCATTGATGAGCTCGTCTATCTTGCTTCAGAGTTTGCTGGTAATGGTGATCCGGGTCCTGAATTCGCCCAGTACCTGGACATGATCACGAAGACTTGGAACAAGCTTGGAGCTAGCGATCCTTTGCCTGTCAGTGGAAGGCCGGCTCTGGAGTTCCCTGTGATGGCTGCCGCTCCACCTGAGTCATGA
- a CDS encoding hypothetical protein (EggNog:ENOG41), with the protein MAQRAYRQRKESAIDVLKQKVEELERSKEDMGREFINFTSVILEQDTVKNNPQIIEHIKQTTISLLSSAREVDENERPDFPGGEQNGLLNDVPLEVSPDLTPPLPQSQGFDFPMMDGMDYTTNPIDPMLSQQRSNSDSTPHSFDTTSYFQLPTTQAPFYDMTYQLPGSTWDSTLPNPRSYASQELNFGRRYHRASQEAAYLLASMRYAPPAWYRKVFGFCMHFETREEICSRIGETLRKSREATLNNWKFPFTNVGGAGTFFPEQGYGGGDMPIGNRSLEHEAYRPSEMSGFSMGPFGPSVEQIRDLRLNPQLRIIDPEYDGDFFDSDEIEICLRGYGVTIPAGKDFVTAYIDMSMFERTSDSETSSGPTTPPDMPGNGNFVEEDLESDEPPSFSCPAGLMGMAMGAMPPPPKGKGPGEQWKEPTKRETKVKIDVERLIMCLVNSTVCLGRTPAVRPMDIRKSLKMSIIEEN; encoded by the exons ATGGCTCAGCGCGCATATCGCCAGCGTAAGGAGTCTGCCATTGATGTTCTGAAGCAAAAGGTTGAAGAACTAGAGCGGTCGAAGGAAGATATGGGGAGGGAGTTTATTAACTTCACTTCTGTTATTCTTGAGCAAGATACTGTCAAGAACAATCCGCAGATCATCGAGCATATTAAGCAGACCACTATAAGCTTGCTCTCCAGCGCTCGAGAAGTAGATGAGAACGAGAGGCCTGACTTTCCAGGTGGGGAGCAGAATGGCCTTCTCAACGATGTCCCTCTCGAGGTCTCACCTGATCTCACGCCACCACTCCCACAGTCCCAGGGCTTCGACTTTCCCATGATGGATGGCATGGACTACACCACCAACCCAATCGATCCCATGCTCTCCCAGCAACGGTCCAATTCCGATTCGACACCACACTCCTTCGATACAACCTCCTACTTCCAGCTTCCCACCACCCAAGCGCCCTTCTACGACATGACCTACCAACTCCCCGGATCAACATGGGACTCTACCCTCCCTAACCCCCGGTCCTACGCAAGCCAAGAGCTAAACTTTGGCCGGCGGTACCACAGAGCCTCTCAGGAAGCGGCGTATCTCCTAGCATCGATGAGATATGCGCCTCCCGCGTGGTATCGAAAGGTCTTTGGGTTCTGCATGCATTTTGAAACGAGGGAGGAGATATGTAGTCGCATTGGTGAGACGCTGCGCAAGTCGAGGGAGGCTACGCTTAATAATTGGAAGTTTCCTTTTACTAatgttggtggtgctgggACTTTCTTTCCTGAGCAGGGGTACGGTGGAGGTGATATGCCGATTGGTAATAGGTCACTGGAGCATGAGGCGTACAGACCATCTGAGATGTCAGGTTTCTCTATGGGGCCTTTCGGTCCATCGGTCGAACAGATCAGAGATCTACGCTTGAACCCGCAATTACGCATCATTGATCCAGAGTATGATGGAGATTTCTTTGATTCAGATGAGATCGAGATCTGTCTCCGCGGCTACGGCGTGACTATTCCAGCGGGCAAAGACTTCGTTACAGCATACATCGACATGAGCATGTTTGAGAGAACATCAGATTCAGAGACGAGCTCTGGTCCCACCACACCTCCGGATATGCCAGGTAATGGTAACTTCGTGGAGGAAGATCTAGAAAGTGACGAGCCCCCTTCGTTTTCGTGCCCCGCTGGTTTGATGGGTATGGCAATGGGAGCCATGCCACCGCCACCGAAGGGTAAAGGACCTGGGGAGCAGTGGAAGGAGCCTACTAAACGGGAGACAAAGGTCAagattgatgttgagagaCTTATTATGT GCCTCGTCAACTCGACTGTGTGTCTCGGAAGGACACCCGCCGTTCGTCCTATGGACATCCGTAAGTCGTTGAAGATGTCTATCATTGAAGAAAACTAG
- a CDS encoding hypothetical protein (EggNog:ENOG41): protein MSSPFKNIIIVGATGSIGSIMLDALVKEPSFTVSVLQRSSSKGKLPSNVNVIKIDDSYPTEELISAFTGQDAIVNCMTSLAVADQLRFVDAAVAAKVKRYVASEYGLNNNNPDARALNSVFREKGQVQDYLRSKESTGLEWMAIACGMWLKWSAVHDFLGMHIKDKRFVVWDDGEGWFSCTTEANTALAMVNALTKKWEETKNRIVWLSDFAITQNMLLETIERVSGEKLAVEKINSEKLIKDGQAAVAAGDPYAVYNLIETGFVTGRFGGHLEKEGEIMNDLLSLPKQDFEEVVRAALEAVKES, encoded by the coding sequence ATGTCTTCGCCATTCAAAAACATTATCATCGTCGGAGCCACTGGCTCAATTGGCTCTATCATGCTAGACGCCCTAGTCAAAGAACCTTCCTTCACAGTCTCCGTCCTCCAGCGTTCATCTTCAAAGGGCAAACTCCCATCAAACGTCAATGTCATCAAAATCGATGATTCATACCCAACTGAAGAACTCATCTCTGCTTTCACCGGCCAAGACGCTATTGTCAACTGCATGACCTCCCTGGCCGTCGCCGATCAACTCCGCTTCGTCGATGCTGCAGTCGCTGCGAAAGTGAAGCGCTACGTCGCGTCTGAGTATGGTcttaacaacaacaaccctgATGCCAGAGCCTTGAACTCCGTTTTCCGAGAGAAGGGCCAAGTGCAGGATTACCTTCGCTCCAAAGAATCTACTGGTCTAGAGTGGATGGCCATCGCTTGTGGCATGTGGCTCAAGTGGAGTGCCGTACACGATTTTCTGGGAATGCacatcaaggacaagagGTTTGTTGTTTGGGATGATGGAGAGGGCTGGTTCAGCTGTACCACTGAAGCCAACACGGCTCTTGCTATGGTCAACGCCCTCACTAAGAAATGGGAAGAGACCAAGAACAGAATTGTCTGGTTGAGTGACTTTGCTATTACGCAGAACATGCTCCTTGAGACTATTGAGCGTGTTAGTGGGGAGAAgctggctgttgagaagattaATAGTGAGAAGTTGATTAAAGATGGCCAGGCTGCTGTGGCAGCGGGAGATCCTTACGCTGTCTATAATTTGATCGAGACGGGGTTTGTCACGGGGCGGTTTGGAGGACatcttgagaaggagggtgaGATCATGAATGACCTGTTGAGTTTGCCAAAGCAGGACTTTGAGGAGGTTGTCCGTGCCGCTTTGGAGGCTGTCAAAGAGTCTTGA
- a CDS encoding hypothetical protein (EggNog:ENOG41) — MAGFFAFWHSSISDLKIWPSRDIIEAILDFEFIRKPTAKVILNNTGTDDHVAETYLAFAFGIIGRAPTYTDK; from the exons ATGGCCGGCTTCTTTGCGTTCTGGCATAGCTCA ATTTCTGATCTCAAGATTTGGCCTTCCCGGGATATCATTGAGGCTATCCTTGATTTCGAATTTATTCGGAAACCGACGGCCAAAGTCATATTGAACAATACCGGTACTGATGACCACGTCGCCGAGACATATctggcttttgcttttggTATCATAGGGCGCGCCCCCACATATACCGACAAGTAG
- a CDS encoding hypothetical protein (EggNog:ENOG41~MEROPS:MER0000436) → MATQQTAKTQYVRSPNGTTFAYRQIGDATGIPLVLLTHFRGTMDKWDPLIVNTLAKNRRTITVDYAGVGLSTGDVATSIRQSAADITHFVELIGEKEIDLLGFSIGGYVAQMVALNADPSKVKVRKLILAGTGTSYGPELVYSQNKDVGSVASVKDVDINVFKTLFFPKNAEGDAAAEAWWSRIHERSAETSGEEASLWLSSGYKDGGKGLMGQVTQGHDFTESAEKSEGEDGAYDRLSDLRIPVLIANGSNDYMIPTPNSYLIYQKVPNGQLILYPNSGHGFLFQYAPTFVKHVQTFLEGQ, encoded by the exons ATGGCAACTCAGCAAACCGCCAAGACACAATATGTCAGGTCACCCAACGGCACGACATTTGCATATCGCCAAATCGGCGATGCGACCGGTATACCCCTAGTGCTATTGACCCATTTCCGAGGTACAATGGATAAATGGGATCCTCTTATTGTTAACACCCTGGCCAAAAACCGTCGCACTATTACAGTCGATTATGCTGGCGTTGGTCTCAGCACCGGCGACGTCGCTACTTCAATCCGACAGTCCGCCGCCGATATAACACACTTCGTCGAACTGATCGGTGAAAAAGAgattgatcttcttggaTTCAGCATTGGAGGCTATGTCGCTCAGATGGTAGCTCTCAACGCGGATCCTAGCAAAGTCAAGGTCCGCAAGTTGATCCTTGCAGGAACAGGCACCAGCTACGGACCTGAGCTTGTGTACTCACAGAACAAAGATGTCGGCTCTGTTGCGAGTGTCAAGGATGTCGACATCAATGTCTTCAAGACACTCTTCTTTCCCAAGAATGCTGAGGGCgacgctgctgctgaggcttgGTGGTCGAGGATTCATGAGCGAAGTGCAGAGACGAGTGGTGAAGAGGCTTCCCTTTGGTTGAGCAGTGGATATAAAGATGGTGGAAAGGGACTTATGGGTCAGGTCACGCAAGGTCATGATTTTACAGAGAGTGCTGAGAAGAGTGAGGGGGAAGATGGTGCTTATGATCGGTTGTCTGATCTTAGGATCCCTGTGTTGATCGCCAATGGAAGC AACGATTACATGATCCCTACGCCAAACAGCTACCTCATCTACCAGAAAGTTCCGAATGGCCAGCTCATTCTTTATCCTAACAGCGGCCACGGCTTTCTCTTCCAGTATGCTCCGACCTTTGTCAAGCATGTCCAGACCTTCCTTGAAGGCCAGTAA
- a CDS encoding hypothetical protein (EggNog:ENOG41~CAZy:AA3) — MRLSFVITCISVLADSAFALSSPKSHNPFIGKRDTAVEYDYVVVGSGAGGGPVAANLAVAGFKVLLIDAGGDSGDDWVEKLPALHLMSTEFEDTRWNYFVNHYPDEKQQKKDSKMVYQKTDGSYYTGLTPPTGAKPLGVLYPRAGTLGGCTRHNALITIAAHDSDWSYIASLTGDDSWNPDNMRSYFEKIEKNMYLPSSIIGHGFSGWLGTSLTSLSLVVEDQKLLSLIISAASAMGKGLLGFVLNTVAGLGQVLLRDLNAPGQTSKTGLYQVPLAMTDNVRGGPRDFILNTAKATNKDGSRKYHLDIKLNTLVTKINFDKSGSKPRAVGVNYMQGASLYRADPRSGSAKSTGTGSVKAKREVIISAGSFNTPQLLKLSGIGPRKELDSFKIPVVVDLPGVGTNMQDRYENTVIGKTDSDFVITSKCTFLETQPDPCLEQYKKGLGPITKGVYGTNGIAIAIVLKSSVAEDEPDLLISGAPAKFKGYFPGYAADSLADAEHWAWIILKAHSRNNAGTVTLKSTDPRDMPNINFNYFDTGVNANGEGDKDLQATYEGFQFARRAFDDLIPLDGDFPEVWPGSQTDTEKKAKQFLKDEAWGHHASCTAAIGADDDPMAVLNSEFKVRGTEGLRVVDASVFPKIPGFYIALPLYIVAEKASDVIIKAARSS; from the exons ATGCGTTTGTCATTCGTTATTACCTGCATTTCCGTTTTGGCTGATTCAGCCTTTGCTCT TTCTTCCCCTAAGTCGCATAATCCTTTCATCGGCAAACGCGATACCGCTGTTGAATATGACTATGTAGTCGTCGGTTCTGGTGCAGGTGGTGGCCCTGTCGCCGCCAACCTCGCAGTCGCTGGCTTCAAAGTCCTTCTCATCGATGCTGGCGGTGACTCTGGCGATGATtgggttgagaagcttcccGCCTTGCATCTCATGTCGACTGAGTTCGAAGACACTCGATGGAACTACTTCGTCAATCACTACCCTGACGAAAAGCAACAAAAGAAGGACTCCAAGATGGTCTACCAAAAGACCGATGGTAGCTACTATACTGGACTCACGCCGCCTACGGGTGCGAAGCCTTTAGGTGTTCTTTATCCCCGTGCTGGTACTCTCGGTGGATGCACCCGTCACAATGCCCTCATCACTATTGCCGCTCATGACAGTGACTGGTCTTACATCGCCAGTCTTACCGGTGATGACTCTTGGAACCCTGATAACATGCGCTCTTACTTCgagaagattgagaagaacatGTATCTCCCCAGCAGTATCATCGGTCACGGCTTCAGTGGCTGGTTGGGTACATCTCTGACTTCACTGTCGTTGGTAGTTGAGGATCAGAAGCTTCTGTCTTTGATCATCTCTGCTGCCTCAGCCATGGGTAAAGGCCTTCTGGGCTTCGTCCTGAACACTGTCGCAGGCCTTGGCCAAGTCTTACTTCGTGATCTGAATGCACCAGGCCAGACCAGCAAGACCGGTCTCTACCAAGTTCCGCTGGCGATGACTGACAATGTTCGTGGTGGGCCCCGGGACTTTATCCTCAACACTGCCAAGGCTACCAACAAGGATGGATCTCGCAAGTACCATCTtgacatcaagctcaacactcTT GTTACCAAGATCAACTTCGACAAGAGCGGTTCCAAGCCTCGTGCCGTTGGCGTCAACTACATGCAAGGCGCAAGTCTCTACCGTGCCGACCCTCGTTCCGGCTCAGCCAAGTCCACTGGTACCGGTAGCGTGAAGGCCAAGCGCGAAGTCATCATCTCTGCTGGTTCCTTCAACACTCCTCAGCTCCTGAAGCTTAGTGGTATCGGACCCAGGAAGGAGCTTGACTCTTTCAAGATTCCTGTCGTGGTCGATCTTCCTGGTGTTGGAACCAACATGCAGGATCGGTATGAGAACACTGTTATTGGTAAGACTGACAGTGACTTTGTCATCACATCCAAGTGCACATTCCTTGAGACCCAGCCGGACCCTTGCTTGGAGCAGTACAAGAAGGGTCTTGGTCCTATTACCAAGGGTGTGTACGGCACCAACGGCATCGCTATCGCTATTGTCCTCAAGTCTTCTGTCGCTGAGGATGAGCCCGATCTCCTCATCTCTGGTGCCCCAGCTAAGTTCAAGGGCTATTTCCCCGGCTACGCCGCCGACTCACTCGCCGACGCCGAGCACTGGGCTTGGATCATCCTCAAGGCTCATAGCCGTAACAATGCTGGTACTGTCACTCTCAAGTCAACCGACCCTCGCGACATGCCcaacatcaacttcaactacTTCGACACCGGCGTCAACGCCAATGGAGAAGGCGACAAGGATCTCCAAGCCACATATGAAGGCTTCCAGTTCGCCCGCAGGGCATTTGACGACTTGATCCCTCTTGACGGCGACTTCCCCGAAGTTTGGCCCGGAAGCCAGACGgacactgagaagaaggcgaaacAGTTCCTCAAGGATGAGGCGTGGGGCCACCATGCTTCATGCACTGCTGCCATTGGTGCTGATGACGATCCCATGGCTGTTCTAAACTCTGAGTTCAAGGTTCGGGGTACTGAGGGCTTGCGCGTTGTTGATGCTAGTGTTTTCCCCAAGATCCCTGGTTTCTATATCGCGCTTCCTTTGTACAttgttgctgagaaggctaGCGATGTCATTATCAAGGCGGCGAGGAGTTCTTAG